A DNA window from Engystomops pustulosus chromosome 10, aEngPut4.maternal, whole genome shotgun sequence contains the following coding sequences:
- the LOC140104414 gene encoding voltage-gated potassium channel KCNC1-like, protein MDTPDRRVVINVGGVRFETYARTLQSFPGTKLASLAMPDPGDSMDYDPQQNEFFFDRNPKVFGYILDYYRTKHLHCSDNMCRSVLMEELSFWEISYLQLSHCCWLKINTKSRDLEDFMSWEGTAENEKKNQLGQTGNIDYSWRGRWQPKVWPLFDKPFSSLASKCVSAISLLFIIGAIVIFFEEARVHSAIMNQSVPSYDYVLHSVPQELNLKKASYLPYLELLCVFWFISEFCIRLIFCPDRKEFIKNPLNWVDFLSLFPVFIELMSQGQHQQIEILWKVLGFLRLLYILKLFRFLLHVEGSLVLRVLSGTLKDISREIFVFLLILGIETLFFANLAFYAEWSGSSVQDELFLDIYDCCWWAIVTLTTVGYGDIIPRNTAGRIVCSMAAISGVLTIVLPIPILVLKFHHYYSIALAKERMKIHRSQ, encoded by the exons ATGGACACTCCGGACAGACGTGTGGTGATCAATGTTGGTGGGGTCAGGTTTGAAACCTATGCTAGAACTTTGCAGTCTTTCCCTGGCACTAAGTTGGCTAGCCTTGCCATGCCTGACCCCGGGGACTCCATGGATTATGACCCTCAACAAAATGAATTCTTCTTTGATCGTAACCCCAAGGTGTTTGGCTACATTTTGGACTACTACCGGACGAAACATCTCCACTGCTCCGACAACATGTGCAGATCTGTCCTGATGGAGGAGCTGAGCTTCTGGGAGATAAGTTACCTCCAGCTGTCTCATTGTTGCTGGCTAAAGATCAACACCAAGTCCAGAGATCTAGAAGACTTCATGTCCTGGGAAGGAACTGCAGAGAATGAGAAGAAGAATCAACTGGGTCAGACGGGCAACATCGATTACAGTTGGAGAGGGCGATGGCAACCCAAAGTCTGGCCCCTGTTTGATAAGCCCTTCTCCTCACTGGCTTCCAAG TGCGTTTCGGCTATCTCCCTCCTCTTCATCATTGGAGCCATTGTTATCTTCTTCGAAGAAGCCCGAGTACATTCTGCCATCATGAATCAATCTGTCCCTTCCTACGACTACGTCCTCCATTCGGTTCCTCAAGAGCTGAACCTCAAGAAGGCTTCATATCTGCCGTATCTGGAGCTCCTCTGTGTCTTTTGGTTTATCTCGGAGTTTTGCATCCGTCTTATCTTTTGCCCTGATAGGAAGGAGTTTATTAAGAATCCACTGAACTGGGTGGATTTCCTTTCTCTCTTCCCCGTGTTCATTGAGTTGATGTCTCAGGGTCAACACCAGCAGATAGAAATCCTGTGGAAGGTTTTGGGTTTCCTTCGCTTGCTTTATATTTTGAAGTTGTTTCGATTCCTCCTGCACGTTGAAGGCAGCCTCGTCCTGCGGGTTCTATCTGGAACACTGAAGGATATTTCCCGGGAGATCTTTGTTTTTCTCCTTATCTTGGGCATAGAGActcttttttttgctaatttggcTTTCTATGCGGAATGGTCAGGGAGCTCGGTACAAGATGAGCTATTTTTAGATATCTATGATTGCTGCTGGTGGGCCATCGTTACCCTGACCACAGTGGGCTACGGGGACATCATTCCCAGGAACACCGCAGGCCGCATTGTGTGCAGCATGGCTGCAATCTCAGGTGTTCTCACCATTGTTTTACCCATCCCAATCCTAGTGTTAAAGTTTCACCATTATTATTCCATTGCTCTGGCCAAAGAGAGAATGAAAATTCATAGAAGCCAATAA
- the MOB3C gene encoding MOB kinase activator 3C, with the protein MALCLTQVFNKDRTFRPRKRFEPGTQRFELYKKAQASLKSGLDLRSVVQLPPGENINDWIAVNVVDFFNRINLIYGTMSEFCTERICPIMSGGLKYEYRWQDEHKYKKPTKVSAPLYMNLLMDWIETLINNEDIFPTTTGIPFPKNFQQVCTKILTRLFRVFVHVYIHHFDGIISVGAEAHVNTCYKHFYYFITEFSLVDHRELEPLREMTERICH; encoded by the exons ATGGCATTGTGCCTCACCCAGGTCTTTAACAAAGACAGAACATTTCGTCCAAGGAAGAGATTCGAGCCTGGAACTCAACGGTTTGAGCTCTATAAAAAAGCACAGGCCTCTCTGAAGTCAGGCCTAGATCTGAGGAGTGTGGTGCAGCTTCCCCCCGGAGAGAACATCAATGACTGGATAGCTGTGAATGTCGTCGACTTCTTTAACAGGATAAACCTAATTTATGGGACAATGTCTGAGTTCTGCACGGAGAGGATTTGTCCTATCATGTCAGGTGGACTCAAGTATGAATACAGGTGGCAAGACGAGCACAAGTACAAGAAGCCTACAAAGGTATCTGCTCCGCTCTACATGAACTTGCTAATGGACTGGATAGAAACATTAATAAATAATGAAGACATATTCCCAACCACAACCG GGATACCCTTTCCAAAAAACTTCCAGCAAGTCTGCACCAAGATCCTGACACGGTTATTTCGTGTCTTTGTACACGTGTACATCCATCACTTTGATGGGATCATTAGTGTGGGAGCCGAGGCTCATGTCAACACCTGCTACAAGCACTTTTACTACTTCATTACAGAGTTCAGCCTTGTGGATCATCGAGAGCTTGAACCACTG